A window of the Cannabis sativa cultivar Pink pepper isolate KNU-18-1 chromosome X, ASM2916894v1, whole genome shotgun sequence genome harbors these coding sequences:
- the LOC133031997 gene encoding uncharacterized protein LOC133031997 gives MGVTGNDRVVCATFQFQEDALVWWDMVSQIHDVTTMTWERFQELFNAKYYNEAVRSAKRKEFVHLTQRENMSVTEYTTQFDRLARLASGIVPTDFSRKEKYLDGLSPKIRHDLMITTDDSTTYAQMVEKALRAEGAVGCMSESASTPVSGGAPTPPASGFSRGSSGSAIDQRKRAPTASGGSSQNKRFRGNQNRGSRPGGNETRFSYPECPSCKRHHRGECKGQGCFHCGMPGHFKRECPQLRPEAPRAPAIPTPARVFAITQADADASPSVVTGKGKAVADGP, from the exons atgggtgtcaccggtaacgacagagtggtgtgcgccacatttcagttccaggaggatgccctggtatggtgggacatggtgtctcagattcacgatgtcaccaccatgacctgggaaaggttccaggaactcttcaacgcgaagtactataatgaggcggtcagaagcgccaagaggaaagagttcgttcacctgacccagcgggagaacatgagtgtcactgagtatactactcagtttgaccggttggcgaggttagcctcgggaattgtgccgaccgacttcagcaggaaggagaagtatctggacgggttgagtcccaagatcaggcatgacctgatgattaccacagacgacagcaccacctatgctcagatggtggagaaggcactgcgagctgagggcgcagtggggtgtatgtcagaatcagccagtactccggttagtggcggagctcctacccctcctgcatcaggcttcagcagggggagtagtggttcggccattgatcagaggaagagggcacccactgcttccggcggctcgagccagaacaagaggttccgggggaaccagaacagagggagtcgtcctggtggtaatgagacccgattctcctaccccgagtgccctagctgcaagaggcatcatcggggagagtgcaaggggcagggatgctttcattgtggcatgcccgggcacttcaagagggaatgtccccagctccggccagaggcaccgagagctccagcgatacccactccagccagggtgttcgctatcacgcaggctgatgcagatgccagcccatcagttgttacag gtaaaggcaaggctgtagctgatggaccgtga